gacttcaactttaggTATGTAGGTATACAAGCCTATAAATGATGTTAACAAATTCATATCGTATATCAAAATCATAAACACATGGCCAAATGCTGTTTAGGGACGATGGGTTTTCGGTAGTTTGTTTGAGAAGGGATTAATAAGGGTGCCACCAACTGAAGCAAAGTATCGAATCATCAACAGACATTCTGAAGTATTGATGAAAACGATCATGATACAACTTCAACTCCTGTATCATTATATCAAGAATGGGGTAAACCCAGTATCAATGCCTTTTTCTTCTTTCCTCTGAGCAAAATAACAAACTCATCATCTATGCTGTTTGAAGAGGAAATCATCTTTTTCAGCAGGCTAGAGAACTAGCTTGCTCGCTATACTCTCGTACAGTGATTCCATGATTGTTTTGCAAACTTCATAGTTGGTCCTCTCCTCCGTGGACTGTATGCAGGTTAAATTACTTGACGATTAGAGCCACTGATTTTGTAAAGCCGTGAATGTTCTAACAGCAAACATTAGCGGCACTTTCTACATGAAAGGGCCAGTCGTCTGTGTGAAAAGGCCTTAAGAGAGAACTTTCTggttttaatatgttttaatgCAGTACTACAGTGCATGTGGTAATATTCAAGGGTGAACTTACCGAGTCTAATATGAGTGTGGCGTAGAATTTGTGCTCATTTATGCCTTCCAGGATAGCTTCAGTGTCTTTATATTGACCATTTAGGATCAAAACTCGCTTGCCTGAGACAGATTAGAAGTGGTTCCAATCAATAAAAACTgagatttaaagaaaaggaggaacatgAGAAACATGGTTAACAATGGTAATGCATTACCAGGAGCTGGAATGACTGTCTCCACGTGACTTTGGTCTAGTTTGAGTTTGTCTCCAGAGTTGATCATCCTCACCACAGCTGTGTATTTATCCTGCACCTCCTGTttaaccacacacatacacacaatattaCAGTGGGTGAACCCACACAGACAAGCAAAACTCAGATAATCAAAGCATTTCAATTACCCGAATGGCTGCTTTCTTCTTGTAATACTTCTCTCCCAGTTTCTTTGTAATCACTTTCACTACAATATTTGGTCGAAGCCAGTGATCTGATCTTACGGATTTCTTCTTTTGCTCCTCCATCTGGAAGTAAAACACATAAAGGACTGTTTAACCATTTAAGCTCTGAAGGGGATTTTAAATatatcctgtttcagtggcatgcccacAATTAAACTACAAATGGAACACAAAGCAGGTCAACTGTTCGGTATcactgtaaagaaaacttttcaaaattGTAATGAATTAGATAATGATAAATTATGAGACTCTCAGTCTAAGAAACTGCTTAAATTACAAAAAGCtccaaaaactgcttttgttttgttcccaatcgtgCCAACTGTAACGGAGTAGAATTTTATGTTGATACGACAAAGTAATCAAAAGTTACAGCATTACAATGTAATTGATCATATTGCACAAAAGTCTcttaaaacaaatcaaacataatTGTGCATAATAAcaaatttcacatgcaaatacaacaatgccTAAAAGTATGTGCTCTCTCCTAatcatgcaggcatgagtaacgtgATCTCATaaagttccattctgtgtcatttgaggcatcaCTGAGTCTCTGTCTATGTTCTTGGCGACATCTCCTGGTGGCCTTATGTAATTAGAGAGAAAAATCCTCTCTGCctatatttggatgacttccacctctggtggcagcgatctgaatcctaaaaCAATTGGTTTAGCGGTTCATGATGCTGGGCAATGTTCTACATAATTtctgatgaagtcatctgatccaggtaAGCGAATGTGTTTTTTGCCACAAAATGTCCTGTGTGCACACAGTgctttgaaaatgcatcttttaagcaacacctgtttacttgtaacatgtatgtcaaacaTGTAGGTCTGATCTCATGTACTTGGCTATTACGCACTATATTTTTGcctgtaaaacaaataggctggttgtattctattCTTTGAGCGCTTTCCAACGACTTATACCACATTACTATTTGATCAGCTTTAGGttttttaccgattacaataatatgtagtggaaaattattcataaattataaaaatggaacacttctgatttgtctgcaaatttaaaAAGCAGTTGTTTAATTTTGGTCATAATggctacatgcattgtaaagtacatcATCTAAGCTTTAAAACTATGCCTATTTTGTGTTGATCATGAATGTAGTTAttcatataaaacaataataataatcttggCGGGCCCATTTAAGCTTGAAGGGTTACTtcaatgctaataaaaacacatAACAAAATTGCATAATTCCACAGAAAGAGAACCATAGTTCTGATCTCTGGATGATTTATTCCAGTCTTTGTACTGgaaaagttgttttaactgtgctACAGAGTTACGCAAGGATTTTACATAATGTGGTGTAATCTATCTCTAACTGTCTTTGGCATTTCAGAGTGATGATGCTGATGCAGGAAATAAATAAAGCATGCCTCTATTATTTCATCCAGGGcagatttcttcttcttcttatctTTTGAGTCTGAACTGTGAGAAGACTCTTTCCTTTTGGTCGAGGCTGTAACTCTGAGTGCACTAGGACCCAGAGCAGTGCTGTGGGAGTAAAACACAAGAGACATAATCACACATCTGAACCTAGAGCACTTAAAGATATAGCTTGGATGAAGGATTTCAAAATatgttggaaaaaaaatatataaaagaatagttcatccaaaaaacaaaaatcgtcatcattcaaacccgtatgactgtCTACCgtgaaacaaaaaatatttttttaactttatttaaaaagtaacttcaatattatggtctaaaataaaacaatattgcgTTACTtttcttgttactcaaaaaaaAGAATCTGATTACGTAACACGCTACTTTTATCACGTTACCCAAACACTGTTAATAGCTTGAGGCTGATACCGATAATTTTACTTTTTGCATTttaactcttaaaaaaaaaaaaaatactaacttGAAACAAAACAGGTATCAtttaaaagcttagaatctggacaTTTCAATCTGACCAACTTGTATATGCAGTTATTTAAGGTCTTGCGGATGTAACGTGAACCACTGTGAATATATTACAAAAGTACGCTGATTTGAAGGAGAAAAATATCACATAACAAGcattaaaatgacagaattttcatttctgggtgaactttacttttaaaacagtctATTCAGTTTGAAACAATGtacaaataatacatacatttttaagtccttcaCACAAGCTGCAGCTATAAGATTGATGATACCTGACTTTAGAGGGTCCTGCTAAAGCACTGTCCATATTAAAAGCAATTTTCTCCTCTTCATTCTTTCTCTTCAGTTCTGTGAAGACTGGTTCCTCCTGTAGATACACATATATGGAAGGTGTGTTTATGACCAgcttgggtgattctcacaaaacctgtaaaAAGTATGCTGTTCAATGATTTTTAAATTAGTGAAAATGAAAGGCAATACTAAGAAAATACTACTATGATGTTTAAAGAGTTTAAAATAATGCCATTATTGATACGGTTTATCTAGCGAAAGCATCTCCTCCTTTAACATCCATTCAAACGGAACAAACTCTGGTCTTCTCGCCAACGTACCACTGCATTACGCCAATGTTTTGCTAACCTTGCCGGCTCCCCCTTGGTAGAAGGGTTCTGGCTGAGCTCAGCTTCCTGTTTGCTGGTTTGATGAGGCGTTTTGCCATACAACTTgagtgctgactgccccctactgcatcaagctgatacatcaagcttgaattgctcctatGGTAGGAACTAGGGCTGGACGATAAATCTATCTTgatatttatctaaaaaaattCACACTATCAATGATAAAATttttttcgatatttagcctatgCTCTACATCTAGACAATCAGGTGCATGTCACAAAAACTCATTGTATAGATAAAGTTATACACAAAACTAGTTAACTGAAtaacagtcatgaaatcagccaGTTAGGAAGTATTAGTTGACTAGCCGGTAGCTAGCTCTCCAGCTAATATGATATCGTTATGTACcaaacaagacagcactgacagtACAATACAGCTATCAACTGAACGCAACAACAATTCCGACATCAAACCATTGCTGTTTATTGTGTACTACTTAGTTAACGTGTTTTAATGATCCATAGCGCACTCATGTCTACAAATTTGACACAATCAAGAACATTTTTCAGTGGACATAATGACTTTTAGGCTACAGCAATTATGTATCGGTGGTGTAGCTGACACGTGTCGGGCCAAAACCATGAAGAAGAATGTATTCGGAAACTTAAAAATGAATGACCATGGGTCCGCTAAAGACGATGAAATTGTGGCGCAAAGAGGTcacacaccttatgtaggattaCATCCAAAACGGTGTATACTTCTTGAACTTCAAATTAAAAAGGTAGCTTACGATCTGGAGTTCACTTGTAAACAAAGTTTCGTTTAtattcattcttgaggtctaacaaacattttcttcagaattAATGGCATGAAATGTATATCttgataaatattaaatattttttggccATATTGTCCAAACGTACTGTCTAGATGGTCAGCTTTCTAGGATGAGCATAGCCAAAGGTGCCCAAAAAAGGTGGTCTAAATAGGGCTGCTCACCAGGATTTGAGATAGCCGCAGTCACCCTAAATGCCTTatagttaggcagctcactagtttttTTGGCactctcaaaaaaacaaaaaacatatagtCTAGATAgtcagctcacttggttttgaaTTATAAGCATTTTGAGCACAGCCAAAGGTGCCCAAAAGTGTTGTCTAGGTACACAGTGCACTAGGTTTTGAGGcacagccaaaaacaaaaacaaacatgataGATTGGCAGCTCAataagtgactacagaaacatcaaggaaacgtttaagtggttcaaccaaatggacgctatctagactggTGAggaatgggagggagagtgccctgaactcAGCCACAGCTAAAAACCAAGATGGAGGATGGTATATTTTGTTATgctaactctatactctgcttgaaagcagCCCTAGAaggaacattccttattacagaatttacatataGGTTGGGGACATCGCACTTAACACGTTAAACCAAAATACTGtattaatggccctaaaaataggcATCATTTTCTACatgcaaaatgtcattttttttgtttgtttttttttgagtaAAATAGGCATTTTCTTCACAGGCATCATGAGAATCCCCGATTAAGAAcaggacacaaaaaaaaaatatcacaccTCTGGCTCCTTGCCCTCTCGACCACGGCGCACTTGTTCTTCGATGAACTTGGCACTGCGTTCTTCATCATCCATATCctgtttcttcttcttctcctgcTCTTCCTGCCTACGGATCGTCTCAGGATCTCGGTCAATGTACTGGATGTACCAGCCTTTGGGCGTCTCATCCACTATGCAGAAACCTGTACACACATCACGTGAATGAGACATTTAATGAAACCTGCTTATCCGGATTCATTAGTTCTATACGACATATAGTATGCTTGCCTTCTCTCCCAAGCCATTTGGTGAAGTCAGTGAGGGTCTCCCACTGTGTAGAGTTCATGTGAACGTGTTCCCGATTACTAATATACTCATTGTATATGATGTTATTGTGAACTCGCTTGGTTCCTACAAGAGTAAACAAAGTGTCAGCAATAATAAATCACACTcaaaatacaattacattttgtgttactttatATGTATAATAAATTAAAGTAGCAAAGATTTAGTCTTACCGAAACGCCTTCTGAGCAGCTCTAAGAATTCACTTTTAAACTCCCTGTAAAATCAGGACATAATGTATGTTTGCAATATTAGCTTTCATAAGGACATATATGCAAGGATATAGACAGCTATGAATGggatatacagtatgtgggcaCTCACTCTGAGAAGAAGCTCATGAACTGGTTGGGATTCTCTGACGCTAACAGCAGCTGTCTCTGATGAGACTCAGACATGCAGTGACACTTAAACCCATTCTGCACTCAAGAGAAAGATTGTGTTAGCTGACAGGTCCTAGCGGACCATGTCTCAAAATCTAGTGATTGGCCAACAGAACATTCAAATGCACCTATTATGTAAAAATGCTGTCAAGTTAGGTAGTTCATTAGGTTTTGAGACACAGTCAATTGTGCCCAAAAGAGATACAGCCATTGTCATCCAAAAATGATGTCTAGTTAGGCAGTTCACTAAGATTTGAGACACAGACGTTGTTacccaaaatgctgtctagatagtCAGCTCATTAAGTTTTGAATTATGAGCAGTTAGACCACAGCCAAAGGTGGCCAAAAATGTTGTCTAGGTACATTGCTCACTATGTTTTAAAGGCActgccaaaaacaaatgcatgctgTCTAGacaggcagcttactaggttgtGACACTGCCCATTATACCCTCAAATGCTTTCTTTAAGGACACAATTAATGATGTACAAAACTGCTTTCTAGGCAGACTGCTCCTGAGGATTTAAGGCACTGCCAAAAGCAGCCCAAACATACTGTGTACATGGTCAGCTCTCTAGGATGAGCATAGCCAAAGGTGCCCAAAAAAGGTGGTCTAAATAGGGCTGCTCACCAGGTTTGAGATAGCCGTAGTCACCCTAAATGCCCTatagttaggcagctcactagcttTTTAGGcactctcataaaaaaaaaaatagtctagATAgtcagctcacttggttttgaaTTATAAGCATTTTGAGCACAGCCAAAGGTGCCCAAAAGTGTTGTCTAGGTACACAGTGCATTAGGTTTTGAGGCACAGCCAAAAACAAACATgatgtctagataggcagctcaatAGGTTGACACAGCCATGGGTGACCTATGATAACCCAAAAAGCCATATTTTAAGACACAACTATAATTTCATAAACAGCTCATTAGGTTTAAAGGCAATgtcgaaaaaacaaacaaacatgctgtCTAGATAGTCAGCTCACTAGGTTGAGACAGCAAAGGATATCCTAAAAAGAGACTACAGATGATGTCCCAAATAGTtatgtctaggtaggcagctcattagTTTGATCCAAAGATAATGATGCCCCAAAATGCTGTTGAGTTAGGTATCTCACCAGCCTATGATGTCCAAAACTGTCTAGGAAGACAACTCAATACGTTGAGGAACTTAAGGAAAAAAAGCCCAAACCTGTGGTCAGCTTACAAGGTTCAgagtagaggttgaccgatagtgacCGACAGTCATCACAGACATTGAGGTCAGAGGTTCAAAATCGGCATTGATCTGTGCAGTTCCagaaagcaactattggcactgattaatcagtaaaCACGATATTTCAGTCTACCTCTAGTTCAGAGTACAAACAAAGTGCCGGAGTGCCCAAATTGCTGTCTAGATAGACAGCTCCCTACGTTGAGACTAGGGATGCTCCGATTAGGCAACCAATCGGTATCGGTCGATATTCACATCCTATGACTCAATCGGTGATCATTAATTTGGCCGATCACTCATGTCGCAAAATAACCTTTTAAGATTCTACCAGCACTGTCATGACATCACAGTATGTGGGGAATACTGGCATAGTGTTGTAAgacaacaaacttgattcagcagTGGGAGAGGTATGGCAAATATGAAAATGTTGTGTACTGTACTGTTAATGTGGCATTTCACACGTGTCAAGGCAAAGGGTAAACAGCGCGAGCTGTGAAACGGTCCTTGTTATCGTTCATGGTGGCAGCTTCACAGTCTCCGCCGCTCATAGGCACCTCAGCAATTTATGACGAGTTACATGATGTGGTGTACTTCAAATACCTTTATTAAATATCTCCCGATTAAACAGCATTAACAATAGTAGCACccgtagagtccagaaacatgtgCTCTTTCTCCACTTTCCTTTCTTCTCTTGCCCTCATGAGAGAGCGCGTGTTCCCCACATTAAAGTTCAAGCAGCAACAAGTGAAAAACTAACTATTAATATAACCATCCAACTAAATGAGGGCAAGGaaggaatttataaatataattctttatacaatattaacataccataatataatgcattacaatataaTGAGGTAAAattaggaataataataaaaaaataaaaatacaatttaaataaaagctttttaaacaatttttggCAGCAAAGAGGTATAGCGAGTTATcctgataaaaggtgaaatgatTGGTATCGGGATCAATATCGGCCGATCAGGTGACCAGAGGATCGGTATcggctgtaaaaatcctgatcgGAGCGTCCCTAGTTGAGACAGCCAATGATGTCCCAAAATTGTCTTTTAAGACAGTTAATAAAGTCCAACACTTTTGTCTATGTACACCACTCACTAGGTTTTGGGTTCAATGATGTCCTAAAGATAGTTTTTTGGGCATTAGCGGCAgtctgtctagataggcagctcactacatTTTGAGACACAGCCAAGAATGCCACAAAGAGAGAAAGCCTATAATACCCGAAAAATGTTGTCTAgatagacagctcactaggttaaCACAGCCATTTTCTGTGCTGTTAGCCAGTACACTAAACACAATTTAGGACAGTAAAACAGATACAGACTAAATACAGTAGATCAATATAGATTGCAATTTATCCAGGACAAAGCTTATATCCTTAAAACAACTACAAACAAACAGTGTTATTAGAGAATGAGACACGTGTTCAACACAAACTTACTTCATCTCTACACTGTTTCTGACACATCTGACAATACCAACGCAGTTTCTGCAGGCCTTTGGCTTTAATTCGGTTCCCAATCGCTTTAGGACTTAAGAAATCTGCCTTTCccattttaagaaaataaataaccaacAAAACCAAAGAACGATTAACGATCTAACAACAGTTCTCACGCTTCCTTGCTCGTCAGCACAATGCGTGTTTCGTCACGGATTTGTGTGTATCTGAAATATCGCGAGAGCACGTTTGACACGCAGTTATCGGGGTTTATTTGCGCCTGCGCACACAGGTTGCTCTGACCTTCACTGAAATGAACATGTTTGCCAGGACCAGTGCGGTGGTGTTCCTCCCACAATGgtagatatttatttaatttagcaatatattGGCTTATGGTTTTATTCACACAATGAATATTTATACATGTTATAACTATACAGTGTCAGTTGATCAAATTAAATGCAGGTGAAATAGCGCAAGGACGCGTTGAACTTTAGGCCGCAGTGTGCGTGAGTCAACTAGGATGACAGCGCGCGACATGAAATTAAAGGCTTTTGATATTTAATGAAGGTCATAATGGGATTAAAACATGTGCATAAAGTCACAGTTAcagttagcttttttttttttttttatgtattctgAACTGGCTATAAGAGATTCGTGCTCTCTAGTCGTGTTATGAATGGCTATTTTCCAGGTTGAACACGAAATTCAACGTAATGCATATAGTTGCACTGCACTCAGCtgccctgttttttttttgtgtgtttttttttttttgtattgtcctTTGCACTGttataatgtgttttatttatggcTGGGATATAACCTTTTAAATCTCTTGCAGTGGGCAGGTCAGGAACATGGCTACCTTGAAGGACAGTAAGTAGCCTACAGTTTTTCCTTTTGCATTATAGGCAGTCAAAGCAGGTTGCAAGTCTGGTATTAAATTGTTTTTGATGTTTAATTCTTATTCAATTTGAATCTAGTTTCATCTGTTAGTGTCCAGGCTATTCTGTTTGTTACTGAAATATTGTCTTTGGTGACAGCCATTTCTGacaagtgtttttcttttcttcctcATGTCAGTCACCCTTCGGTTGAAGTCCATCAAGAACATTCAGAAGATTACGAAGTCCATGAAGATGGTGGCAGCAGCTAAGTACTCAAGAGCTGAGAGGTCCTTGAAGCCTGCCCGCGTTTATGGCACCAGCGCAATGGGTAAGTCACGCCATGGGCTTGCATATGAATCGTATTCATTGGAGTTTAAATGCCATGGGATAGTTTTGCAGTGGTTTCatatttgtgtgttgtgtttgtctgtTTTCTAGCTCTGTATGAGAAGGCTGAGATCAAGGCTCCAGAAGAAAAGAATAAGCACTTGATCATTGGTGTGTCCTCTGATCGTGGGCTGTGTGGTGCCATCCACAGCAGCGTGGCCAAAGCTATAAAGAGTGAGATCGCCAAGCTCTCTGGTGCTGGAAAAGAGGTCATGGTCGTCAATGTGGGCGACAAACTCCGAGGTCTCCTGTACAggtatagcttttttttttttttttttttatttctgcccTCCAAACATTTGTGTCATGGATCATTTCAGAATTTTTCGGgaacattttgtaattatttgcTTATCCACTTCCTCTTCTCATGTAAACCTTTAGGACTCATGGGAAGCACATCCTGATCAACTGTAAGGAGGTGGGCCGCAAACCTCCCTCTTTCACTGATGCTTCTATCATTGCCACAGAACTTATGGACTCTGGCTATGAGTTTGACCAGGGAAGCATCGTATTCAACAGATTCAGGTTGGATACCTACAGCACATTATATAATAATAGAATTGAGCAAAatttagaggtagactgatatatcagttttaccgattaatttgtgcagatagttgcttttttggAACTAATGATTATCGGCAAACATCTTGGCCGATAGTTGTTGATTTTCTTAAAATGGCTTGGTTCTGCAGTATAACAGCTGCCTCTAGTCATGaagtaaaaacaatcactgacacctcCTGGGGATTTGCTGCATCTAAATCTTTCATTATTGACAATATTCTTCCTTTTATCCTCACTTTAatgcatgttttgttacttatattatataatcaagtgttctaaatttaaGTGAGGCCATGCAAAGAGTGAGTGTATGGAAATGTGCCTTGTcaacattgtgtctccaacttcatatcttggaAATACTAATAAATCGTATTCCTTAATAAACATACAGACTATAAAATGTTGATTTGGTAAGTCtaaaatatagagcattgtaaccgagccataagagtccctggtgtgtttcggACTTGTTAATAGTTCTGCAAAAGTCCTGCACTATACACCAAATCTtcattattattgggattttgtttgaacaaactacatctgggattttatttgtTTCAAACTCTTGTAGCATCTGTGTCTGCAGCCATCATAGTAAATAttaagaaattcttctaaaaaaatatttttcttcaattAAAATGTTGATTCGTAGACGcataacaaagaaaaaacactatatatatatatatatatatatatatatatacacaca
This sequence is a window from Xyrauchen texanus isolate HMW12.3.18 chromosome 45, RBS_HiC_50CHRs, whole genome shotgun sequence. Protein-coding genes within it:
- the atp5f1c gene encoding ATP synthase subunit gamma, mitochondrial isoform X2 is translated as MNMFARTSAVVFLPQCGQVRNMATLKDITLRLKSIKNIQKITKSMKMVAAAKYSRAERSLKPARVYGTSAMALYEKAEIKAPEEKNKHLIIGVSSDRGLCGAIHSSVAKAIKSEIAKLSGAGKEVMVVNVGDKLRGLLYRTHGKHILINCKEVGRKPPSFTDASIIATELMDSGYEFDQGSIVFNRFRSVISYKTEEKPLYSMDTVASSENMGIYDDIDADVLRNYQEFSLVNLIYYGLKESTTSEQSARMTAMDGASKNASEIIEKLTLTFNRTRQAVITKELIEIISGAAAL
- the kin gene encoding DNA/RNA-binding protein KIN17; amino-acid sequence: MGKADFLSPKAIGNRIKAKGLQKLRWYCQMCQKQCRDENGFKCHCMSESHQRQLLLASENPNQFMSFFSEEFKSEFLELLRRRFGTKRVHNNIIYNEYISNREHVHMNSTQWETLTDFTKWLGREGFCIVDETPKGWYIQYIDRDPETIRRQEEQEKKKKQDMDDEERSAKFIEEQVRRGREGKEPEEEPVFTELKRKNEEEKIAFNMDSALAGPSKVSTALGPSALRVTASTKRKESSHSSDSKDKKKKKSALDEIIEMEEQKKKSVRSDHWLRPNIVVKVITKKLGEKYYKKKAAIREVQDKYTAVVRMINSGDKLKLDQSHVETVIPAPGKRVLILNGQYKDTEAILEGINEHKFYATLILDSGRMKGKTVEGIAYEDFSKLA